A window of the Apodemus sylvaticus chromosome 15, mApoSyl1.1, whole genome shotgun sequence genome harbors these coding sequences:
- the Zbed2 gene encoding LOW QUALITY PROTEIN: zinc finger BED domain-containing protein 2 (The sequence of the model RefSeq protein was modified relative to this genomic sequence to represent the inferred CDS: inserted 1 base in 1 codon; deleted 2 bases in 1 codon; substituted 2 bases at 2 genomic stop codons), whose amino-acid sequence MASSGEAQLRTVSDSPAAQYSNLAAAATWAPSQKYATCHFCVRQVSDWPGVTMGTTVLSKHLKSTGREELDXGGHTPMEQYHDHASGSLKIWRRDWGKLLDHVDALTGWASQGGEEVLRMERAIEWRERSVRGNEEALEDXGRAILEMKXKEIAEMEVCLRPGKDLPAATHPVHPV is encoded by the exons ATGGCTTCTTCaggagaggcacagctgagaactgtGTCTGACAGTCCTGCTG CCCAGTATTCCAACTTGGCCGCTGCTGCCACTTGGGCCCCATCCCAAAAATATGCTACCTGTCACTTCTGTGTCAGGCAGGTGAGTGACTGGCCT GGGGTCACCATGGGTACAACTGTCCTGTCAAAGCATCTGAAAAGCACTGGCAGAGAGGAGTTGGATTGAGGTGGCCACACTCCCATGGAGCAGTACCATGACCATGCCTCTGGCTCCCTAAAAATATGGAGGAGGGACTGGGGCAAGCTCCTAGATCATGTGGATGCCCTAACTGGATGGGCCAGCCAGGGTGGAGAGGAAGTGCTGAGGATGGAGAGGGCCATAGAATGGAGGGAGAGGAGTGTGAGAGGAAATGAAGAGGCCCTGGAGG GGGGAAGAGCCATCCTGGAGATGAAGTAGAAGGAGATTGCTGAGATGGAGGTATGCCTGCGACCAGGCAAGgacctgcctgctgccacacaTCCTGTCCATCCTGTCTAA